attgttttaatgtataatatattcTCAAATTCATGTGTAGAACATAATTGATCTATGTGTGCAAATATTATGCAGATTATAGCTATAGACCTTGATCGAGACGCATACCAGATGGAATTGCAAATTATTAAAAAGGCTAACATTGagcataaaattaattttattcagTCCTCGGCATTATCATCCCTTGATGAACTCTTGAATGAGGtaagtaaaagtaaagttaCTTTAAAATCTTTTGCATCCAATTACTTGATTAAATGAAACTACTTATTCTATTGCAGAATGACAATAGAGGAATTTTCGATTTTGCTTTCATCGACGCAGACAGAGTTAGCTATCAAAAGTACCATGAGAGAATGTTAGAATTGGTGAAAGTAGGAGGTATTATAGTATATGACAATACACTATGGTGTGGGACAGTTGCTATGCCAGAGAAGTGTGTTAAGGAAACAATGAAGCCAAATAGGCAACACATCattgaatttaataaatttttcgcTTCGGATACTCGTGTTCAAATTTTCCAAGTCCCTATAGGTGATGGAATCACCATTTGTTGGCAACTCTAAAAAGAGTTCTCTTTTGTTCTAGGAATAACAATTGTGTGTCTTG
This DNA window, taken from Solanum lycopersicum chromosome 5, SLM_r2.1, encodes the following:
- the LOC101253088 gene encoding cation-dependent phenylpropanoid and flavonoid 8-O-methyltransferase 1-like — translated: MASLSNSISKGLLYSPELREYMLETFVYPREPKLLKEIRLITSNQPRCLMATAPENGQLIALLLKLTNLKKTIEIGVFTGYSLVLTALTIPDDGKIIAIDLDRDAYQMELQIIKKANIEHKINFIQSSALSSLDELLNENDNRGIFDFAFIDADRVSYQKYHERMLELVKVGGIIVYDNTLWCGTVAMPEKCVKETMKPNRQHIIEFNKFFASDTRVQIFQVPIGDGITICWQL